From Lycium ferocissimum isolate CSIRO_LF1 chromosome 12, AGI_CSIRO_Lferr_CH_V1, whole genome shotgun sequence, one genomic window encodes:
- the LOC132039869 gene encoding succinate dehydrogenase subunit 5, mitochondrial-like isoform X1, which translates to MQKVVVLKSVYRSVCRRSSSAFKFPAASNSHRQLHFSANIFSATPTTPFRELQHPLTTAIGSTRSFCVDLTHMPDIKDPEVKRAFKDLMAASWDELPNAVVGDAEHALTKTTDDKAGQEALINVFRAAEAVEDFTGILTSLKMEIDDAIGLSGENVKPMSKEFSDAFQTIFQRYTTYLNAFGSEEGYLKKKVEMELGTKMIHLKMRCSGLDSEWGKVTVLGTSGLAGSYVEQRA; encoded by the exons ATGCAGAAAGTGGTAGTGCTAAAATCAGTGTATCGTTCTGTATGTCGCAGATCCTCTTCAGCTTTCAAGTTTCCTGCTGCCTCAAACTCACATCGCCAACTTCATTTCTCAGCTAACATTTTTTCAGCTACTCCTACAACCCCTTTTCGTG AATTGCAACATCCTTTGACAACGGCAATAGGAAGCACACGTTCTTTTTGTGTGGATTTGACCCACATGCCTGACATAAAAGATCCAGAGGTCAAACGAGCTTTTAAGGACTTAATGGCTGCAAGCTGGGATGAGCTTCCAAATGCAGTTGTTGGTGATGCAGAGCATGCATTGACTAAAACTACTGATGACAAGGCTGGTCAGGAAGCTTTGATTAATGTTTTCCGTGCAGCAGAGGCAGTAGAGGACTTCACAGGGATTCTCACATCTCTGAAAATGGAGATTGATGATGCGATCGGTTTAAGTGGTGAG AATGTGAAGCCTATGTCAAAAGAATTCTCTGATGCATTCCAAACAATCTTTCAACGTTACACCACCTACTTGAATGCTTTTGGGTCAGAAGAGGGatacttgaagaagaaagttgAGATGGAACTCGGGACAAAGATGATACACCTGAAGATGAGATGCAGTGGCCTTGATTCTGAATGGGGAAAG GTTACAGTTCTCGGAACTTCGGGACTAGCTGGTTCCTATGTTGAGCAAAGAGCATAA
- the LOC132039869 gene encoding succinate dehydrogenase subunit 5, mitochondrial-like isoform X3 gives MQKVVVLKSVYRSVCRRSSSAFKFPAASNSHRQLHFSANIFSATPTTPFRELQHPLTTAIGSTRSFCVDLTHMPDIKDPEVKRAFKDLMAASWDELPNAVVGDAEHALTKTTDDKAGQEALINVFRAAEAVEDFTGILTSLKMEIDDAIGLSGENVKPMSKEFSDAFQTIFQRYTTYLNAFGSEEGYLKKKVEMELGTKMIHLKMRCSGLDSEWGK, from the exons ATGCAGAAAGTGGTAGTGCTAAAATCAGTGTATCGTTCTGTATGTCGCAGATCCTCTTCAGCTTTCAAGTTTCCTGCTGCCTCAAACTCACATCGCCAACTTCATTTCTCAGCTAACATTTTTTCAGCTACTCCTACAACCCCTTTTCGTG AATTGCAACATCCTTTGACAACGGCAATAGGAAGCACACGTTCTTTTTGTGTGGATTTGACCCACATGCCTGACATAAAAGATCCAGAGGTCAAACGAGCTTTTAAGGACTTAATGGCTGCAAGCTGGGATGAGCTTCCAAATGCAGTTGTTGGTGATGCAGAGCATGCATTGACTAAAACTACTGATGACAAGGCTGGTCAGGAAGCTTTGATTAATGTTTTCCGTGCAGCAGAGGCAGTAGAGGACTTCACAGGGATTCTCACATCTCTGAAAATGGAGATTGATGATGCGATCGGTTTAAGTGGTGAG AATGTGAAGCCTATGTCAAAAGAATTCTCTGATGCATTCCAAACAATCTTTCAACGTTACACCACCTACTTGAATGCTTTTGGGTCAGAAGAGGGatacttgaagaagaaagttgAGATGGAACTCGGGACAAAGATGATACACCTGAAGATGAGATGCAGTGGCCTTGATTCTGAATGGGGAAAG TAG
- the LOC132039869 gene encoding succinate dehydrogenase subunit 5, mitochondrial-like isoform X2 has translation MLRICIADRELFEIETQSNLMLLLASPYFSASPRTPFRELQHPLTTAIGSTRSFCVDLTHMPDIKDPEVKRAFKDLMAASWDELPNAVVGDAEHALTKTTDDKAGQEALINVFRAAEAVEDFTGILTSLKMEIDDAIGLSGENVKPMSKEFSDAFQTIFQRYTTYLNAFGSEEGYLKKKVEMELGTKMIHLKMRCSGLDSEWGKVTVLGTSGLAGSYVEQRA, from the exons ATGTTGAGGATTTGTATAGCTGATCGCGAGTTGTTTGAGATAGAGACACAGTCcaatttgatgttgttgttagcATCCCCGTATTTTTCAGCTTCTCCTAGAACCCCTTTTCGTG AATTGCAACATCCTTTGACAACGGCAATAGGAAGCACACGTTCTTTTTGTGTGGATTTGACCCACATGCCTGACATAAAAGATCCAGAGGTCAAACGAGCTTTTAAGGACTTAATGGCTGCAAGCTGGGATGAGCTTCCAAATGCAGTTGTTGGTGATGCAGAGCATGCATTGACTAAAACTACTGATGACAAGGCTGGTCAGGAAGCTTTGATTAATGTTTTCCGTGCAGCAGAGGCAGTAGAGGACTTCACAGGGATTCTCACATCTCTGAAAATGGAGATTGATGATGCGATCGGTTTAAGTGGTGAG AATGTGAAGCCTATGTCAAAAGAATTCTCTGATGCATTCCAAACAATCTTTCAACGTTACACCACCTACTTGAATGCTTTTGGGTCAGAAGAGGGatacttgaagaagaaagttgAGATGGAACTCGGGACAAAGATGATACACCTGAAGATGAGATGCAGTGGCCTTGATTCTGAATGGGGAAAG GTTACAGTTCTCGGAACTTCGGGACTAGCTGGTTCCTATGTTGAGCAAAGAGCATAA
- the LOC132039870 gene encoding uncharacterized protein LOC132039870 isoform X2 has translation MGFCHNQESTNHSKRFKFLVSTLKNAFANCYSFRKRRQSCPEKDDPIYYYDDEDEAFISVVISQYMELKCRRKTTITTDKFTWAFSPTTGDLFISAKLRQKKEENEDQEKEEREDFYSVASRLSPCSSATSFEDFVTAKTIFSSSSSLDRIDFQGPWRHSVIQELSHCEGWPFGLYRKSLLLPPLPKSPSDSWSWSKSARMVKMQ, from the exons ATGGGCTTCTGTCATAATCAAGAGTCTACAAATCATTCTAAGAGATTCAAATTCCTTGTCTCAACCCTGAAGAATGCTTTTGCCAACTGCTATTCTTTTCGGAAAAGAAGACAATCATGTCCAGAAAAAGATGATCCGATTTACTATTATGATGACGAAGATGAA GCATTTATATCAGTAGTGATAAGTCAATACATGGAGTTGAAATGCAGAAGAAAGACAACCATCACAACTGACAAGTTTACCTGGGCTTTTTCTCCAACAACAGGAGATTTATTCATCTCTGCAAAACTAAGAcaaaagaaggaggaaaatgaagatcaagaaaaggaagaaagggaaGACTTCTACTCTGTCGCTAGTCGTCTTTCTCCCTGCTCAAGTGCTACAAGTTTTGAGGATTTTGTCACAGCTAAGACGAtcttttcaagttcttcaagCTTAGACAGGATTGACTTCCAAGGTCCCTGGAGGCATTCTGTTATCCAAGAATTATCTCACTGTGAAGGATGGCCATTTGGTCTATACCGAAAATCCTTGTTACTTCCACCTTTGCCAAAATCACCATCTGATTCTTGGTCATGGAGTAAGAGTGCTAGAATGGTTAAGATGCAATGA
- the LOC132039870 gene encoding uncharacterized protein LOC132039870 isoform X1 — protein sequence MGFCHNQESTNHSKRFKFLVSTLKNAFANCYSFRKRRQSCPEKDDPIYYYDDEDEQAFISVVISQYMELKCRRKTTITTDKFTWAFSPTTGDLFISAKLRQKKEENEDQEKEEREDFYSVASRLSPCSSATSFEDFVTAKTIFSSSSSLDRIDFQGPWRHSVIQELSHCEGWPFGLYRKSLLLPPLPKSPSDSWSWSKSARMVKMQ from the exons ATGGGCTTCTGTCATAATCAAGAGTCTACAAATCATTCTAAGAGATTCAAATTCCTTGTCTCAACCCTGAAGAATGCTTTTGCCAACTGCTATTCTTTTCGGAAAAGAAGACAATCATGTCCAGAAAAAGATGATCCGATTTACTATTATGATGACGAAGATGAA CAGGCATTTATATCAGTAGTGATAAGTCAATACATGGAGTTGAAATGCAGAAGAAAGACAACCATCACAACTGACAAGTTTACCTGGGCTTTTTCTCCAACAACAGGAGATTTATTCATCTCTGCAAAACTAAGAcaaaagaaggaggaaaatgaagatcaagaaaaggaagaaagggaaGACTTCTACTCTGTCGCTAGTCGTCTTTCTCCCTGCTCAAGTGCTACAAGTTTTGAGGATTTTGTCACAGCTAAGACGAtcttttcaagttcttcaagCTTAGACAGGATTGACTTCCAAGGTCCCTGGAGGCATTCTGTTATCCAAGAATTATCTCACTGTGAAGGATGGCCATTTGGTCTATACCGAAAATCCTTGTTACTTCCACCTTTGCCAAAATCACCATCTGATTCTTGGTCATGGAGTAAGAGTGCTAGAATGGTTAAGATGCAATGA